The Gemmatimonas phototrophica region AGTTCGAACTGAAGACGCACAAGCGCGTGATCGATATTCTCGATTCGCGTGCCGGTACGGTGGACGCGCTCACGAAGCTCGATCTCCCGGCTGGTGTGGACGTCGAAATCAAGGTGGAGTAGGACGTAGTACGCAGGACGTAGTACGCAGCACGTAACACGTAGTACAGAGGGCGTCGCACAGGGCGTCGTCCTCCACAGTCCAACGGATCATCCTTTGCGGATGGCCGCGACTCGTACGGAGTGAGTCCATTCATGATCGGTATCATCGGTAAAAAGCTGGGCATGACCCAGCTGTTCAACGAGCAGGGGCAGCAAGTGCCCTGCACCGTGGTGGAGGCCACGCCCAATCCCGTCGTGAAGGTGATGACGAAGGATCAGGCGGGTTTTGCCTCGGTGGAGCTCGGATATGGTGCGCAGCGCACGGCGCGCGCCAACAAGAAGGGTGAGCGCACGCCCAAGGGCAATCGCGCCACCAAGGCGGAGCTGGGACACGCGCAGAAGGCCGGCCTTGAGGCGGCGCCTGCGGTGCTGAAGAGCTTCCGTCTCGACGACGCGCCCGGCAAGGCCGAGGTGCCGTCGTACAACATCGGCGACACGATTTCCGTGGAAATCTTCACCCCCGGCGAGAAGGTCAAGGTCACCGGTACCAGCAAGGGCCGTGGCTTCCAGGGTGTGGTGAAGCGCCACGGCTTCCATGGCGGTCCGAACACGCACGGTAACACCAAGCACCGCAAGCCTGGCTCCATCGGCGCGGGCACGGATCCGTCGCGCGTGATCAAGGGCAAGAAGATGCCCGGCCAGTATGGCAACGTGCAGCACACGTCTCTCAGCATCCGCGTCGAAAAGGTGGATGCCGAGCGTAACCTCATTTATCTGCGCGGCAGCGTGGCGGGGCCGACGAACGGCATCGTCTTCGTGCGGAAGCAGGGCTGATCATGATGGCGGAAACGAAGACTTTTGAGGCGCCTGTGTTCACGGCGCAGGGCAAGCAGGGCGGTACGCGCCAGCTCCCCGAGATGTTCGACGGCATCGTCAACGTGCCGGTCATGCACCAGGCG contains the following coding sequences:
- the rplC gene encoding 50S ribosomal protein L3: MIGIIGKKLGMTQLFNEQGQQVPCTVVEATPNPVVKVMTKDQAGFASVELGYGAQRTARANKKGERTPKGNRATKAELGHAQKAGLEAAPAVLKSFRLDDAPGKAEVPSYNIGDTISVEIFTPGEKVKVTGTSKGRGFQGVVKRHGFHGGPNTHGNTKHRKPGSIGAGTDPSRVIKGKKMPGQYGNVQHTSLSIRVEKVDAERNLIYLRGSVAGPTNGIVFVRKQG